Proteins encoded together in one Bacteroides ovatus window:
- a CDS encoding ATP-binding protein — translation MEKTLIRQNAQWNGKMFDHLCPRDIMDNLLKKKTMRHVQILTGVRRCGKSTVFKLLINDLLQSGVSGKSILVLNLDDPQFIPFWDDSSKLFGVIENAERLTGEKVKFLFLDEVQHLCDWEIFIKSAYDTEIFEKIYITGSNSQLLQNRFSALLSGRYFENEVRPFSVREVFRSQGITTLLDCYTQTPKVLRIMDNVLSTGCFPEIVLGDADEDIKQELLKSYFESIVQKDCIVYSGIRDTHLFFRLVSYLMQNMGSRFSIPAVGKALKSNENTVASYLNFLCDSYICVDVRNFSYSLKETSRSQHKCYFIDNGLVSANVFRYSPQSGSALENLVYNELRNKGYMNISFDNSKTECDFLAYKNGKAYGFQVCYELNDMNLKRELYGFELENVMLEKKTLLTYNQKETYGDIEVVPFWEWVMSPPFT, via the coding sequence ATGGAAAAGACCCTGATACGCCAGAATGCCCAATGGAATGGCAAAATGTTTGATCACTTGTGTCCGAGAGACATCATGGACAATCTTTTGAAAAAGAAAACGATGCGTCATGTTCAGATACTGACCGGTGTACGTCGTTGTGGCAAATCTACTGTCTTCAAACTATTAATTAATGACCTGTTGCAATCAGGAGTGAGCGGTAAGTCGATTCTTGTACTTAATTTGGATGATCCGCAGTTCATTCCATTTTGGGATGATTCCTCCAAATTATTCGGCGTGATTGAAAATGCAGAACGTCTGACGGGAGAGAAAGTGAAATTCCTGTTTTTGGATGAAGTACAACATTTATGTGATTGGGAGATATTCATAAAGAGTGCTTATGACACTGAGATATTTGAAAAGATATATATTACGGGGTCTAACTCGCAATTGTTACAGAACCGTTTTTCCGCCTTGTTGTCCGGTCGTTATTTCGAGAATGAAGTGCGTCCGTTTTCTGTTCGGGAAGTTTTTCGTTCGCAAGGAATAACGACTTTGCTTGATTGTTATACCCAAACACCGAAAGTTCTGCGTATCATGGACAATGTCCTTTCTACAGGTTGTTTTCCTGAAATCGTATTGGGTGATGCTGATGAGGACATCAAACAGGAATTATTGAAAAGCTATTTCGAATCCATTGTGCAGAAGGATTGCATCGTTTATAGTGGCATACGTGACACCCATTTGTTCTTTCGTCTGGTCAGTTACTTGATGCAGAATATGGGGAGTCGTTTTTCTATACCGGCTGTGGGTAAGGCACTGAAAAGCAATGAAAATACAGTTGCGTCCTATCTCAACTTTTTGTGTGACAGTTATATTTGCGTCGATGTACGTAACTTTTCTTATTCTTTGAAAGAGACTTCCCGTTCCCAGCATAAGTGTTATTTCATTGACAATGGCTTGGTTTCAGCCAATGTCTTTCGTTATTCTCCGCAAAGTGGTAGTGCCTTGGAGAATCTTGTTTATAATGAGCTGAGAAATAAAGGGTATATGAATATTTCATTCGACAATAGTAAGACGGAATGTGATTTTTTGGCGTATAAAAACGGGAAAGCTTATGGCTTTCAGGTTTGCTATGAACTGAATGACATGAACCTGAAACGTGAACTGTACGGATTCGAACTGGAAAATGTGATGCTCGAAAAGAAGACCCTGCTTACTTACAACCAGAAGGAAACTTATGGGGATATTGAAGTTGTTCCCTTTTGGGAATGGGTTATGTCACCACCTTTCACATAA
- a CDS encoding radical SAM protein, whose protein sequence is MTIIFPSPIFGPIHSRRLGVSLGINLLPDDGKVCSFDCIYCECGFNAEHRTKKLLPTREEVRTALEEKLKDMQANGPAPDVLTFAGNGEPTAHPHFPEIIEDTLALRDKYFPKAKVSVLSNSTFIDRPAVFEALNKIDNNILKLDTVDEEYIHLLDRPNGKYSVKKIIERMKEFKGNCIVQTMFLKGGYQGKDMDNTSDKYVLPWIEAVKEIAPRQVMIYTIDRETPDHDLQKATHEELDRIVALLEKEGIPATASY, encoded by the coding sequence ATGACTATTATTTTTCCTTCACCCATCTTCGGCCCTATTCATTCCCGCCGTTTGGGCGTTTCTTTGGGAATCAATTTATTGCCGGACGACGGTAAGGTTTGTTCATTCGACTGCATTTATTGTGAGTGTGGTTTCAATGCCGAACATCGTACGAAGAAACTTCTTCCTACCCGTGAAGAAGTCCGCACGGCTCTCGAAGAGAAACTGAAAGACATGCAGGCAAACGGCCCTGCTCCCGATGTACTGACATTTGCCGGAAACGGTGAACCGACTGCGCATCCCCATTTCCCGGAAATCATAGAAGATACACTTGCGCTTCGCGACAAGTATTTCCCAAAAGCGAAAGTAAGCGTATTGAGTAACTCTACATTTATTGATCGCCCTGCTGTATTCGAAGCACTGAACAAGATAGATAATAATATCCTGAAACTGGATACGGTGGATGAAGAATACATTCATCTGTTGGACCGTCCTAACGGAAAATATTCTGTTAAGAAGATCATCGAAAGAATGAAAGAGTTCAAAGGAAACTGCATCGTACAGACGATGTTTCTGAAAGGAGGTTATCAGGGAAAAGACATGGATAATACATCCGACAAGTATGTGCTCCCCTGGATAGAAGCAGTGAAAGAAATCGCTCCCCGTCAAGTGATGATATATACGATTGACCGGGAGACTCCCGACCACGATTTGCAAAAGGCTACGCATGAAGAGTTAGACCGTATTGTGGCTTTATTGGAAAAGGAAGGTATTCCGGCAACAGCTTCTTATTAA
- a CDS encoding DUF5117 domain-containing protein, whose product MKRRRYVIGILLCVTALLQAQDSVKSFDEFFVAGMDKIDGVFPVYVAEKEIYLEIPEKYIGREIEVSGQIDRGFDLLNRPVDGLGVVRIISPDKATICFQKPFYTERILDEKSTYHQSFSLSNMQPAGKSYSVVAYSKEQGAIIRITEYLMTGDDWFSYNDSFIRSLVPELSEIMKIHPFKEGVSFTVRRYHGVEAERYMLSSSAVLLPEGSMPLEVTCAVRLLPLKKDQIRLADYRIPYRTLSFKDYSQNPYCMVEDSLILRWDMSQPLTFYVDTLFPKEYFQAVKEGVEAWNTAFHKAGIHDALQVRYADRKIIPAEQRAFISYDLRIPGIKSDFICHPRTGEILSCRLNIGHGFLKGKLDDYLLSCGASDSRILADRYSKEVEKELLQNEITEEIGYLLGLRRSLSKSSCGKTLKVGDDDCRTIYFGYHPFKGDQNCYDEREKLRQWIEHNLPDHIRLFQPSGKENSNSSFPEDYTVKISDLQTVVSRLDKIVYKGKKYDKGSSLTDIYRKAIRLYGSYLMEIAKVVGSSQPADAQRQAMLDLDNYLFHSVKKMECTYVKENLLETRNNLLYPELAKLFKQLLSVKTISALRLQALQSDRKGYDDIDFFRDLYKGLFNGFDPQSAVSYEQMDIQLICLEAWLDIMQEATEHNSIKKRLTNELHSLHDRLEELSTTHSQREVRDMYILLLRRMDQYFRVVS is encoded by the coding sequence ATGAAGAGAAGAAGATATGTGATTGGTATATTGTTGTGTGTCACAGCTTTGCTTCAGGCACAGGATTCCGTCAAGTCATTTGACGAGTTTTTTGTTGCCGGGATGGATAAGATCGACGGTGTGTTTCCTGTGTATGTAGCGGAAAAAGAAATCTATTTGGAAATACCCGAAAAATATATCGGGCGGGAAATTGAAGTCAGTGGACAGATAGACCGAGGGTTTGATTTGTTGAATCGTCCGGTTGACGGACTGGGAGTAGTGCGTATTATATCTCCGGATAAAGCTACAATTTGCTTTCAAAAACCGTTTTATACAGAGCGTATTTTAGATGAAAAAAGCACATATCACCAATCTTTCTCGTTGTCAAATATGCAACCTGCCGGTAAAAGTTATTCAGTGGTGGCCTATTCAAAAGAGCAGGGAGCTATTATTCGGATAACAGAGTATCTGATGACTGGCGATGACTGGTTCAGCTATAATGATAGTTTTATTCGTTCCTTGGTTCCGGAACTGTCGGAAATAATGAAAATACATCCTTTTAAGGAAGGTGTGTCGTTTACGGTCAGGCGCTATCATGGAGTTGAAGCGGAAAGATATATGCTGTCCAGTTCTGCCGTTCTATTGCCTGAAGGTAGTATGCCTTTGGAAGTCACTTGTGCAGTACGCTTGCTACCTCTGAAAAAAGATCAGATCCGCCTGGCAGATTACAGAATACCCTACCGGACATTGAGTTTCAAAGATTACTCGCAAAATCCTTATTGTATGGTAGAAGATTCATTGATTCTTCGTTGGGATATGTCACAACCGCTTACTTTCTATGTAGATACCCTTTTTCCGAAGGAATATTTCCAGGCAGTAAAGGAAGGAGTGGAAGCATGGAATACCGCCTTCCATAAAGCAGGTATTCATGATGCTTTACAAGTAAGGTATGCAGACCGAAAGATAATTCCGGCGGAACAACGTGCTTTTATATCTTATGATTTAAGAATACCGGGGATCAAAAGTGACTTTATCTGTCATCCTCGTACCGGAGAAATACTTTCATGTCGTCTGAATATCGGACATGGATTCCTAAAAGGAAAATTAGACGACTATCTGTTAAGTTGCGGTGCCTCGGATTCGCGTATTCTGGCTGACCGTTATTCTAAAGAAGTGGAAAAAGAATTGTTGCAAAATGAAATAACGGAAGAAATTGGATATCTTTTAGGTTTGCGCAGAAGTTTATCGAAAAGTTCGTGTGGAAAGACTTTAAAAGTTGGAGATGATGATTGCCGTACTATTTATTTTGGTTATCATCCTTTCAAAGGAGACCAAAATTGTTATGATGAACGGGAGAAGCTCCGCCAATGGATAGAGCATAATTTACCAGATCACATTCGTTTATTCCAACCATCAGGGAAGGAGAATTCTAATTCTTCATTTCCAGAAGATTATACGGTCAAAATATCGGATTTACAGACTGTAGTGAGTCGGTTGGACAAGATTGTGTATAAGGGGAAGAAATACGATAAAGGGAGTTCGCTCACTGATATATACAGAAAGGCTATTCGTCTGTATGGGAGTTATCTGATGGAAATAGCAAAGGTGGTGGGTAGTTCTCAACCGGCAGATGCGCAGCGTCAGGCAATGCTTGATTTGGACAACTATTTATTTCATTCTGTTAAAAAGATGGAATGTACCTATGTAAAAGAGAATTTGTTGGAAACAAGAAACAATCTTCTGTATCCGGAACTGGCGAAGTTGTTCAAACAATTGTTGAGTGTAAAGACAATTTCAGCTCTTCGATTGCAGGCGTTGCAGAGTGACCGGAAGGGGTATGACGATATTGATTTTTTCCGGGATCTTTATAAAGGATTGTTTAATGGTTTTGATCCGCAGTCTGCCGTTAGTTATGAACAGATGGATATTCAGCTGATATGTTTGGAAGCGTGGCTGGATATTATGCAGGAAGCTACTGAACATAATAGTATAAAGAAACGTTTAACGAACGAATTGCATAGTCTGCACGATAGACTGGAGGAGCTTAGCACGACACATTCCCAAAGGGAAGTACGTGATATGTATATTCTGCTTTTGAGAAGAATGGATCAATATTTCCGTGTGGTTTCTTGA